From the genome of Brassica oleracea var. oleracea cultivar TO1000 chromosome C4, BOL, whole genome shotgun sequence:
ATGCTTACGAGATCGCGTCTTTAAGCATCTCAAGATGTTGAGCGTAGTAGTCGATTCTTTCTCCGTCTTTAAGGAATATTTTGTCTGTACTAAATTCATCTCTCCCTACAATATATTTCACCCGGAAACTAGAGCTCATTGTCGAATATTCATAAATATATATGTGAATTACCGTTTTCGGTTATGTACATGACGGGATCTTTGAACTTATATTTTGCATAGAGGATAAGATCACGAATTCCCTTTGGATATATCAAAAGCCAATCTGATGCAGCCTGTAAAAATAAAAACCACACACACAATGTTTTATAAGATTAGTCTATGTTCTATGAACCTTGGCCTGTCCATTAGACCCTGTATTTTAAACCCAAAATGACAAGGTTTTATAAGATAAAGTCTAGTCAAGCACCTTTGGACCGATGGGAACTCCTTCTCTTTCGCCTGTTAACATAGTTTTGGGCTCGTAAAATTTTGACTAATTTATTTTAAAATGATTAAAGTAACTTGGATGATACGAAAACCGACCTGTGGTGTTCGCACAAGGATCAGAGGATAGTGTAACCTGTTCGGTAGAGCATGGAACATCCTTTGCGTAAGAGGAAGAGTAATAATTGATGCCAATGAAATCATATGAGCCCTTAAGCATCTTAGATTGTTGTTCAGTGAATGTAGGCAAGCGACCGCCTACGTTGTTGACCATGTCGAGTGGGTATTTACCGGTCACAAGGGGCTCCATAAAGAAGTCAAATGTGAATGCCAGGACTCGTGCCACAGCTAGCTTATCCTCAGCTGATTCTTCTGAATAGGGCAAGTTCCAAGCGGCGTTCAAAGCAATACCAATTTGACCTTTTTGAGATGCCTGTTGAACGACATTCAGGAGCAGATTTGTTATTCTCCGCAGAGAAATGAAATACAAAGATTCGATGATTCATATAACGACTATTTTCCGGGCATATGATGGTTATGGTAACTTGAAGATCAAGAAACAGAGTGGAAACTTGTTCTTACTCACATTGTATTTTTCTCTGTAGACTTCCACGGCGGCTCCGTGAGAAAGGATGAGGTTATGACCGACGATATAAGGCTCGGTGGCTCCATCTCCGGCGGTGCATTTAGGGTTTGTGAATTTAGAGCATCTTCCTGGAGCTGTTTTACCTTGACCATACCCTCCTTGCACCACTGACAATGGCTCGTTCATTGTCAACCAGTGTTTCACTCTGTCTCCAAAATTCTTAAAGCAAATATCCGCATAATCGCGGAAATCGTTTCTGTTTCATCCACCAAAACAAAACAAAAATTCAAAAATATCACAAATGCTAGAAATAAAAAGGTTTGGAGGGCATACACAAATTCTGCGCCAAGGAGTCCACCGTAAGCATCTTCAATGCCTTGTGGTGTGTCCCAATGGTAAATGGTGGCAAAAGGCGTAATTCCTATAGACAGAACAAAATTATATTTACGTTACTGCTTGTGTTGCGTTTATAACTAAAATCATATCTCATATCTGAAGGGTGGAAGAAATTTGTTTAGTAGCTATCGCTCCAAAGATAATACATTATTTTCTTGAAGTCAAAAGTAAAGACAATGTTTTCAGATTACATTATACATTATGTCGGAGTTTAGTCATATATATATATATGTATCTCCAGGTTTAGAAAACATTGGCTTTACTAAAACCTTATATGAAAGTAATCTGAAACAGAGAGCGTTACTTAATTTAGCCTATCTGTTAATTTTGGTTGTCTCTTCTTACCTTTGGACAAAAGCTCATTGATCAAGTTGTTGTAATAGTCAATACCAGCCTGGTTGATTCCTCCTTTAAGATTCCCATCTAAAAAAGAAACGGCTCATTAATTATTGGTTCTGGAAACTAAACAAATCACATGTGAACGAACATCCTTCAAAGAGAAGAACTTACGAGGCAATATTCTCGACCATGAGATAGAGAATCTGTAAGCATTGAGACCAATTTGATGCATTAAAGCTACATCTTCCTGTAATCCAGTGTGTTGATATAATCAAATCTTGTGGCTGATTTTGAGGCTAATAAAAAAAAAACTAAGTGTTTTATTTCACAATGTTCCAGAATTAATTTAACAAACCATTTTTTTAACTAGGTAGAAATTTTGTTTAGGGTTTGATATTTCAGAGTTTTACTTCACCGTTTTTTTAAGAATCATTTGTAATTTGGGTCGGTTTTATTTAATATAATATGATAAAAAATTTCTTGAGTCATTTTGATCAAGAGATAATTAGAAAAAAAATATTTCGTTGATTAGCTTAACAAAACGATCAATAATCGATTATTCATGATTAATTATATCTTTATACCGATTAGTAGATGAAGTATAATATTAAAGATATAAATATTTACCGAAACGTAAAAATTCTAAAAAACTTAAATTTATTTTATTTGTGCTAAGAAACAACAAACCAATAAATTTATTTATTTATTTATTAAATTAGCAAAATGATTCTCAATTGTTTAACCAATTTTAATCATTTTATACCATTTATTAATTTACGTATAATTTTAGCATTTATTTAATCATACAAATCTTAATTTATATTTGCAAAGATACAATTAAATTATTTTTTTCTTTCTAAAGTATATTAATGATGTTTATTATTATCCTATTACAGAATTTTCCAAAAAAGTTTTGTATAACTTACATTGTATATGTAATATGGTAATGACGTATAAGTAAAATTGAAAAAAAATATTTGTAACTAATGTTTAAGAAATTTTACATAGTTGATTCCAAAAGGACAATTACCTTGTAAAGATGGTAAGAGTCAGCTGCAACAGATCCATTGCTACCGTCCTTTATCCTCTCTGGCGGATTAAAAATATGAAAACATTAACTGGATTTATCAACTATACTCCCATTAAAGAATCAAAAGATATTCCCACCATTTTAGAAAGATGCATATTTTTGGTTTATACAGATACTAAGAAAATATTTTAAATTTTGTATTTTCTGTGATTAGCTATTTGCAATAATTTTGATTAATTTTAACCAATCAAAATTTGATAAATACAGTCAATAATTTTTTAAAATTTAACATTTACTATTATTACCAAATAAAATTCATTAAAATGTAAAAAAAATTATATTTTAAAATATAGATCAATTCGGAGGGAGTAATAGATAAGGTTTGACATTTTACTTTATTCAATGATATTCCACAAGTTGGTCATTTTCAAATCTCATGAAAGACCAACCAATCATTAATAAGAAAATATTCACACACGTATATACTTTATGCATGGTCTTCAAATCTGAATTAAAGTAAAACCTGGATATTTTTCAGTGAAAGTATCCCAGATACTTGGTCCTTTACCATCTTCATGAGCAGATCCTTCAATCTGAGAAATGTTAAACGAAAACCCATAAATTATATAAGCAATGATCAGATTTATTTTGAGAAACAAATAATAAAAATTAGAAGAAATCATAAAAGAAATACCTGGTAAGCAGATGTTGAAGACCCAAAAATGAAATCTTTTGGAAAATCACTTCTTCTTAGTTCAGGTGCTGAACAAAGATATTTTGCGGCTATCACAATGACGACCACTAGTAAAGAAAGATAT
Proteins encoded in this window:
- the LOC106341818 gene encoding beta-glucosidase 15-like; this encodes MTGTYLSLLVVVIVIAAKYLCSAPELRRSDFPKDFIFGSSTSAYQIEGSAHEDGKGPSIWDTFTEKYPERIKDGSNGSVAADSYHLYKEDVALMHQIGLNAYRFSISWSRILPHGNLKGGINQAGIDYYNNLINELLSKGITPFATIYHWDTPQGIEDAYGGLLGAEFVNDFRDYADICFKNFGDRVKHWLTMNEPLSVVQGGYGQGKTAPGRCSKFTNPKCTAGDGATEPYIVGHNLILSHGAAVEVYREKYNASQKGQIGIALNAAWNLPYSEESAEDKLAVARVLAFTFDFFMEPLVTGKYPLDMVNNVGGRLPTFTEQQSKMLKGSYDFIGINYYSSSYAKDVPCSTEQVTLSSDPCANTTGEREGVPIGPKAASDWLLIYPKGIRDLILYAKYKFKDPVMYITENGRDEFSTDKIFLKDGERIDYYAQHLEMLKDAISIGAQVKGFFVWSLLDNFEWSTGYTVRFGLVFVDFNDGCKRHLKKSAHWFKKFLKSKKSN